In Leishmania mexicana MHOM/GT/2001/U1103 complete genome, chromosome 7, the sequence CGGCCGCTACCTTGCCGAGCGTTTGTGTGCCccgctggagcagctcgaGGCGTTCATCGAAGAAACCactggcagcgccgctgcgacgccgAAGACTGCAAAGGCGATGTCCGGCATCTTTGAAAGCGGCCACAAAAGCCTGAGTGGCGTACCGAGCACCTCACGTCGGGTGGTGCTCGGGGCacaggtggtggtgaaggaaaagcgccaccaccgtcgccacaCCGTGGGTGTGAAGGCCTCACAGGATGGCGCGAAGCGGGACGGCACCCGgaaggccgaggaggcggacgcgTACGCTGTGAACTCCTCCGTGCTGCCCGCCTTGGCTATCGCGAAGGCGACCGTGCAGCTGTGCCGCACGATGGCCGGCAAATCGGCCCTGTTGTGCGATGCAGGTGCTGTTTCTTCTTGCAGGGAGTCGTCAAGCCGCCAGCACACACCGACGACGTCcaccgacggcgacagcTTGGCAACGATGTCGAACACGGCCTCGCTAACTCAGCCTCACTGTTGCCAGCACTACCGCTCCACTTCACGTACGCCTTCTGCCTCCAAGCGCTcggtcggcgccgctgccggggcTGTGCACCCCCTTCACGAGCGCGTTGCCTCTCTTATGGACGCCATTACCGGCGTGTTACGACTCtttgaggaggaggagcgacggtgggcagcgctgcagcagccgctggcgTGCCTGAGAGGGCACTGGCGGGACATGCGGGCGATCATCAACGAGGAGTGTGTCCAGCGGTGTGCAGTAGGGCAGTCGTCGCTGGTGGCCTTGGAGAGGCTGATGCGAGACACGCTGGCGATGAGGGAGGTACGTGGATGGTCATCGATCGTGGCGGAAGAGGttgttgctgccgcctccgctgcactCGCCGCTGAGGGTGAGTCTGCATCAGCTGAGCTCGGCGAACTCCGTGTTCCAGCGAGCCAGCCTCGTACATCCAGCCAGCGTAGCGTTGCCCAGCAGCCCACACTGACGCCGGTAGCCCCACTGCCGTTAATGCTGGACCTTAGAGGCGCGCATTTGGTCCCGACGCAGTCCCTCAAGGTACCTCAGAGGACGGTGATTATGGCGGATTCGTGGAAGGGAAAGCGAGCCACGGCGGGCTCGACCGAAGgtgtggaggtggcggtggaggagacgctgctgtcaccatcgctgccgacgccgttGCACACATCGGACATCGAGTGCGACGAGccagaggcggtggaggagggtgagTTGAAACACGCATGCGCTGAGGATGTCGTCATGGTCGAGGATAGCGAGGCTGGCGAGagtggcgacgacggcatcGAGGCATCAGCCGCGAAACTGAATAACCGGCCCACGGCGTCCGCGGGGGCAGTGGggccacctctgccgccactcctctccgccgcagcgtccaGCCGCCTTGCCACTACCCTAATGCAACAGCAGATGCCGCAGCGCAACCAACCGAAGCAGAATAGCCGCGCGAAACGGTCGGGGCAGGCACCGAtgacgcagccgcagtccCGTGGCAAGGCAGCAGGCTCACGTGCGCAAGCCTCGAAAAGCAGCGCCACGCCTTCGATATCTCTGCAAAACGCGAAGGCGCCGACAGCAGCATCAAACAGCGCTGCGCgaccgtcgcagcagcgaggcaccgcctccgctgatcacggtgccggtgccgcggcgtcTGTGGAGGGCGCACTGGGACTTTCGGTGCgccaggtgcagcagcgtagCACTCCGGCGCCCCTGCACGTGGATGTGGTAGTGCTCCGCCAGGCCACGCCGTTCGTGGCCGTAGGTGctgttcttctctttctccttctcttcctgTAAAAGCTGCGTTGATGCATCGTGCGTGTCGCAGGGAACTGTGCCGTGGATGCTCTTGCTGCTTCGCCACgcccgcacatgcgcgcatgcATCCGCAAGAGCGCCGCGTGCTATTCTGTGCTATTCCTTCTCCAGTGGTACCTTACAGACCGCATAGCCGGTGGTGCGTGGTGTGGTGGAGTATCGtctcggctgctgcgccgtgtgcgtgtgcgtgtgtgtgtggtggagaGACGCCTGTTTCCGCCATGGATACAAGTGATCGGTGGAGCACGAGACAACCACGGGAAGGAGGCGAGAcggagcgccgccaccgcgttGGGGGACACCCACCgcccccttcttcctcctcccccccttGCCATAGAAAACACCAAAAAAAGATTTCTTCAAAGTAGGCGACGGGACGGCCACCAGCATGCGTGACCAGCAGTGCACTGCGCGGCCCCCACGCGCGCGGTGAAGACCGTATTCTAACGCGATATAAGCTTCTCCGTTGTGGCAGGGTGAGagcggtggggagggaggagatgaCAGCCCCCTCGGCTGTTTCTCtgcagggggtgggtgggtgcttGTGGGGTACGTGCACGACGACGTTTGCCTCTCTctgcgaaaaagaaaaagggatgcgacccaccctctcccttgGACGGCTTTGCGCATCGTGGAGGGCGGGCAGGTACGACGCCGACACGGGTTAGGGAACTCCGCTGCATCGCTGACGACTGCTTCTCGGTcgcccatctctctcttgcctACAGTCCCTgaggcggggaggagagggggtggggggaagggtATGCCGGGTATGTATGCGGTGCATGTGTCtgccttcttcccccctccccctcgccgaCGTCCGCATCGCTACCTCGGCCAAACCAATCTTgacgtctccctctcctctcctttcctttttctttgccaTGCCTCGCCTTATCCATCCGCCTCTTGACACCCGCCGACTTTTTACGTGCATCCACGCCCTCAtccacatccacacacacatgcgctaGTGTTGAGAGAAACCGCAGACTGTGACCATCACCGTCTACCCAGCTTTAACCTCTACACCGTTCCCTTTCTTATCTGGACCCACTCGAGTTGGCCcacgtgcgtctctctctctgtgtgtgtgtcagtgCGAGTGTCTGCCTGGCTGCGGGTGTGTGTACGTAGGTGCAGGGTTTTTCGGGATaagaagagcagcaccgaGGGGGCCAGCGGCAACTCCTCCCAGCGGGTATCTCCGTCCCCTCTTCCGCCACCCCCAAGCCACATCAGCCGACACTGCTCCCTtagccacagcagcagcaacggaaaaaaaggcCACACACAGCGAGAAAATGAGTCACAAGTATATTTTCAAGTACATCATCATCGGTGACATGAGCGTTGGCAAGAGTTGTCTCATGCACCTGTTCACAGAGCAGCGGTACCGCAAGGACCTCCCGCACACTATTGGTGTCGACTTCGGCACCACGGTCGTCGACATCAACGGTGAGCTCGTGAAGCTGCAGATGTGGGACACAGCCGGACAGGAGCGCTTCCGCTCCGTCACACGAGGCTACTACCgcggcgcagccggcgcACTCCTTGTGTATGACATTAGCCGACGATCGACCTACGCTCACATAGGCACCTGGCTGACCGATGCTCGCGCGAACACGGGGCCCGAGACGGTATTCATTCTCGTAGGCAACAAGTCTGacctggaggaggagcgagaggTGTCCTACGAGGAGGCGGCTCAGTTCGCAGCTGAGCATAACCTGCTTTTCGTGGAGTGCAGCTCGCTAAACGGCAACAACGTCGAGGAGGTCTTCCTGTCTACGGCGCGCCGCATTCACGAGAAGGTGAAGAGTGGTGTGATGAGCCCGGTCGATCCGGAGagtggcgtgcagctgcacgcggcCGCCATACCCACCTCGACCGCTAACAGTGGCCAGACTGGGGGTCCAGTCGACTTGAAAGCAGGCGCgagtggcggcgtcgctgcggcggcagagtCGAGCTGCTGCTAGGAGGCGCTCCTCTTGCtctgtcccccccctccccccattcTCCCACTTcccacaacacacacgcacagacacctaTATACGTATACGCTCAAAGGCTGCAGAGGACCTGCAAGAGagattgtgtgtgtgcgtgggtgggtgtggagGGCTTGAGTGGGCGTACACCtctctgcgcacgcacgtgtgtggtACGTGTAAGCGTGCCAGGATGAGATGACTGGGAGAGGGCAACAGTGGACGAGGAAAAGGGTGGCTTCAAGGGTGGAagtgctggtggtggtggctgagCTACTCAGCAGCTTCTAAATGACCACAGTGAGCTGACGCTTGCGTGTCCGGGTtgtgtgcacacgtgcagtAGCGAAATGCTCTGTCGTGACCAGGCTCGCTTCACGCGCCCAACCCCAaccgaccccctccccttcttctcACCACCTTGTCGTTCCTCCTCCATGCGACCTGCGTCCTTTCATCGCACGTGGCCCTGActtccccccgccccccgcgCTGTGATGCCTCGCGTTTTCCGGAGTTTGTTCGAGGTGTCCCGCGCCTTCCGTTTGCTTGGTACTCTctggggagagaggaggggagagagaaggcgaagggggaCGCCGGACCGAGAGGGTGATGATGCTGATGGTGCGTCCATATACGTATACAGGTCTCTCTCTTTATACGCGTATATGGACGCACGCATCGATTCCTTCCCTCAGCCCCCACTTTTCGGTTTCCCATCACAGGCGCGTAAGCTCCTcaccctttcccctccccctcccctgccctttctctctctctctcgcatcCATCACCTAGTCCTTTTGTCTCGCGCTCTCTTCACTGCTCTCCTCCTGTCTTACGACTGCTTGCTGGTGCGGCCCTCGTGTTCACTGTGCtgtccgcagcagcagcagcagtaagCCGGCTGTAGCggcaacgcgcacgcacgcatctcTCTCAGCCCCATCCACCGGCCgatgtgtgtttgtgtgtgtgtgtgtctgtggaggaggaggaggggaggggggctgtaAGGAGAGCCGGCCGATAGTGGGGGTAAAGGTGTGGAGGCCGTGAACATACACATCTGTGTGCTCGGTCGGCCGACATTTTATCATCGGCCGtcatccctctctccctccctctcgtctGGCGCACTCCGTGTCgtttctcttccccttcctctcttgTGGCACTTTGCTCCTCTCGCGGCCGCATGGAAGACATCCAATACGGTGCCACCTCTGCCGTCGTCACAGCGGCACTACGACGGCCGCTGTTGTTGCATGCGGTGACGCATGCCAGGTGTACCTGCCAGCACGTGCGGGTGTGTATGCTCGTGCTGTGTGCTCGCACGGGTGCCCTCTTCTCTCGACACGCCTGTGGTGTCGCTGATATCTGGGGCAGCCGCATCCAACTCATAACGAACAGCTTCGCCTGGGGACGGCCACCCCACTCCATCCCGCTCTCCCACccctcgtcgctgcgcctgcgcatacacatgcacatcGGATCATCCACGCATGCGGAGTGCCCCCGAAAGCTTCCGTCTTCTACCTGTGCTGCCACCTGGCCGTCTatctccgtctccctccctccccgcctccatTCGTGTAGTGGCAGACGTACCCACGCATCACACccagacgcacacaccatTATCATCGACGCGACGCCCAGTGAGGAAGATACTCGCTGCCGTTCGGCTCACACTCGGCAGTGCCTCTCACGGGACAGATAGGAACGACACCCTTCCCCCTACCCACCGCTCAGCGCCATGCCCCCGTCGCACGTccgcaaggaggaggcggagctccGCCAGATCGCGAAGAAGGCTCGGCTTGCACGcaaggaggtgcagcagcgcgagcggAAGCAGCGTCTGCGTGAGCGGCGCGCGGCCGCCAAGAATGGTGAGGCAGCTACGGCTGCCCAGCAGACCGCTGCGTCTTCGACAGTGAGAAAGCGAGGGGCAATCGTTCTCCCAGATGAGGTCCAGGAGCTGCGTCAGCGGCTCATGGGCGATGACGCCGCCAGCTCTGCGTCTGCGGCCGGCTCTCCCGAACGGAAGACGAaaaaggcggcggcaaggAAGGCCGCCCGCTCTCCCGCCAAGAAGTCCGCGGGCGCTGCCGGGGCCAGCAAccacagcgccgcctccgcctcctcctcctcctccacgctaGTTCCCACGTACCACCAGGAGGTGCACTTCAAGAAGAAGGTGTTCTTGGTGGATGTGGTTCTGCACCACGTCCCGCATCAAAAGATCGACATCAGTGAGACAAACAACAATCAGCTGGTGGTCGACACGTGCGGTTACACGAAGAAGTATCGCCTTGTGCTGCCGTACCCAAAGGGCATGCggtgcgacgctgcggcggccacgtACGAGTTCGAGAACGGCATCCTGCAGTGCCGCCTTCCCATCATGGACGGCGCCATCCCGGCCAGTCTCGAGGCAGAGAACGAGAAAATGATCGAAAAGATACGTCAACAGAAGGCGCTGCGCTTCCGCGTGACGCAGGACGGCGACTTGAaggtgcgcacgcggcaggcgctgctggtgcaaACGCCCGCCGCCCAGGCTGTGCTGCtagaggcgaagaaggcggcggcagcacagcgcgGTGACGCCACGGACAGCGACAACGAGGCCGTCAACGCCGAGGCGCGAGaggcgaagggggggggaaagATGGCTAGTCCCAAATCTCGGAAGCGTActcgcgacggcgacgaggaggataGCAAGgagacgccgcagcagacCAAGCCTGCATCAGGGAAGAAAGCGAagggtgcggctgctgcggcgaaCGCTTCGCCGAAGGAAGCTGCCGCGGCATCGAAGCCGGCCGCGAAGAAGTTGAAGCCTGACGTCTTCGAGGCGGAGCACGCCAAGGCGATGGAGGCTGCAAAGGCGGCCGCGGCCAAGGTACACCTCTCCATGCGCGAGCGGGTGAAGCTGGCcaaggcggtgcaggcgaGCCGCGAGGAGCGCCTGCAGACTCGCTCCCTTCGGAAGGAGCGTAAGGAggagcagaagcagcagtcTTTCCAGCGTGTCTTGGAGGAGCAgaagcgccagctgctggcccGCGCATcgatgcagcagccggcgccaCGCCCTACCGCGAAGGCGAACGCGCCGGCAAAGGCGGTGCGCTTTGCCGACGCGTGAGAGGgggcctccccctcttcgtctAAGCACTATAACGGAGAAACTGCCCAGGCAGGCGCCACACAGACGTACAGATTAGCGGCCCTGCGCGGCAGCTGTTGGGAAGGGTGCCTGCCTGCTTGCAGATGGTGACAAGGCAAGGTGGAAAAGGagggtggtgctggtggtggtggagcacAAGGGGTGCCTATTCCGACGAGGCAGTAatcctcctcgccttcatCTCCCACAACGCGCGCTCTCGCTcactcttcccccctccccctcctccaccaaTCTCCCCTTCTCTAAGACCCTCGTAACATGCACGCTGATAATACTGCATCGACTAAAGGAGCGCGAAGGTTGGCGAGGTTTGGGCGACAACGGCACGTTTTCGGGATacgctccctccccctattTAGTGTCTGTCtaacagcagcgacacgggTGGTCCTGCACAGGTTGcactaccccccccctcgctaTGGGTCCCTTACCACTCTCTCGCCCCGCCTCTCCCGCCGTTGTCTTACGGTCTTGCCGCCTCCCTCGTCCGTGTGTCCGCCAGGCGGGCGAGAGGGGCGTCGTCGATGGGGATGTGGCGGAAGGGCGTGCGGGTATGTCGCTCCTCCCAGCGTTTTCTAAGgtacacgcacatacacacgcaagGACCCGAGTCCAGCAgggcaggcggcggaggacgcGACACCGTCGTTTCTCGTCTTCTATCCGGGTGTGCCATCCTTTCCGCAcctgtgggggggggcgcatgCGGGTGGCCGCCTCATCCATTGCTGCACCACGcctctcgctcctctccctcgttCTCCCCCTCTTGCACCCATCGACTCGGGTGGTCGTTTTTATTTTTTCCCTGTGATGCGGTGTGCACTGCGGGGCatcgacacacgcacacacacacacacccacttCAGCTGCCGCTCATTCTGCAGTGAAAAACGGCAGAGTAGCAACTTGCAACGCGTGGGCAtacacagatacacacacacacaccacacacacacacacacacgcacccgcacgcactcCGTACCCTTGAGAGCTGTTGGTCGAATGCCCACCAAGCGGGGTAAGAGGATCGTCGACACCCGCCCGCAGTCGGTGGCGGACGGGGTGGGCAGCGTCCCTCTTTCGGTGGCATTGACCACCTCGGCTGAGCAGACAACGGCAACAGCCATGCCAacgtcgacggcggccacaacTGCGACAGCAACGGTGACGacgcgaggcggccgcgtcaCAGTGTCGGGTGTGGAGAAGAtcgaggtggcggcaccgacgaatgacagcagcagcggggctATGCTCTCTGCAGCGGGACAGTTTAAGGTGCCggctgccgtgctgcagcgcattcAGGAGCTAGGCCTTTCtaaggcggcagcgcaacCGATCGGCAccgacgccaccgcttctgcaacggcgtcggcgtcagAGGCAGCCAttcgtgccgctgcgcctgcgccactgccCCCGGTGCCCTCCCCTACTCGTGGCAGCACTGGAGGTCGAGCCAGGGGTGCGAAGGCGTCGAGCAGTACCATGGAGGCGTCGCCTGCATCCTCTCCACGGTCTCCGGATTCGACCACAGAGACGTCCCAGCTCCCATGTACAGCACCAGAAGCCCTTCCTACCGCCGTCGAGGAGATAAGCGAGGCTGTTGTCTCGACTACGGTGGCAGCCCTTAAAAAGgcccgcagcagccacgcgcaGGATGATGGCAAGGAGACACTACTGCTGCCGAGGCAACAGAAGCCGGTGATTTTCTCGCGTCAATGGCGTCGACAGCTcttcgccggcaccgcctcgTCATCATTTCTCTCGGCGTCCGTCAAGCCGATCGCCGGCTCTACCATCGAGGGTGTACTGCGGGGCCACCGCCAGAGCATAGGCCGGCGTGTGCACGGGGACGTGAAGGAGGGCGGCTCCGACAGCGTCgctgacgaggagggagatggggacgaggaggacgcggcACCCTTTGGCAAGGCGAGTGTCATCAAGTTCAGCCACaccgaggacggcgacggtgtgcCCGGCAGGCTTGCAGCCGCACCATCGAGTGGCGACTCCGGCGATGGAGTGGGCCGGCTCAGCGCCGAATCAGCATCCGTGATGCAGGCTATGGATGGCAGGGCAGTGTATGGCCCTCGTAACGGTGCGGCACTGCAGCCCTCGGTGGCGCTGAcacgtcggcagcggcatcagctacggcagcaggcgcaggaggcgcgtGAGCACCACCGCGTGCGGCGTCACATGGCTGGCTTCGATCCGGACTTCCTGAGTCGGCAGGAGTCTCGGTTGCAGGTGCACAGGGAGTGTGACAGCAACGAGGatggcgaggacgaggagagtGGCGCGGGCTCTTCggtggcggagacggagTACAGCGCATCATCCACGGAGGAGagcgcctcgctctcctccgtcagcggggagggggacgacgacgaagcgGAGGAAGCTGAGGAGGGCGGAGACGTCGATGGCGACCTGTTAGACCCCTC encodes:
- a CDS encoding putative ras-related protein rab-14, with the protein product MSHKYIFKYIIIGDMSVGKSCLMHLFTEQRYRKDLPHTIGVDFGTTVVDINGELVKLQMWDTAGQERFRSVTRGYYRGAAGALLVYDISRRSTYAHIGTWLTDARANTGPETVFILVGNKSDLEEEREVSYEEAAQFAAEHNLLFVECSSLNGNNVEEVFLSTARRIHEKVKSGVMSPVDPESGVQLHAAAIPTSTANSGQTGGPVDLKAGASGGVAAAAESSCC